A genomic window from Lotus japonicus ecotype B-129 chromosome 1, LjGifu_v1.2 includes:
- the LOC130749324 gene encoding autophagy-related protein 18d, which yields MQQMMASTPSSKVSSPDSTSQGIFSTSRIRNSETPNVGASPSVGQLNADMNGNDETDLLSISWNQDYGCFAAGTSRGFHIYNCEPFKETFRRDLKSGGFKIVEMLFRCNILALVGAVANSHYPPNKVLIWDDHQSRCIGEFTFKSEVRGVKLRRDRIVVVLEHKIYVYNFMDLQLLHQIETLANPKGLCCLSYQSNTFVLACPGRQKGQVRVEHFGLNMKKFINAHDSQLACFTLTMDGLLLATASLKGTLIRIFNTMDGSLLQEVRRGVDRAEINSIALSPDVQWLAASSDKGTVHIFSLRVRVSGEDSLTHPNAAQGPALFHQNSSTSLDPLISPNTGANPNSSLSFMRGILPKYFSSEWSFSQFHLPEKTHFIVAFGSQNSVIIVGMDGSFYRCSFDTIHGGEMLQQEYVRFLRCETRI from the exons ATGCAGCAAATGATGGCAAGTACCCCCTCGTCCAAAGTGAGTTCGCCTGATTCAACATCTCAAGGAATATTTTCTACTTCAAGGATCAGAAACAGTGAAACCCCCAATGTTGGGGCTTCTCCTTCGGTTGGCCAGCTCAATGCAGATATGAATGGAAACGATGAAACAGACTTGCTGTCAATATCATGGAATCAGGACTATGGTTGCTTTGCTGCTGGAACAAGTCGTGGTTTTCATATATATAACTGTGAACCTTTCAAAGAAACTTTCAGACGTGATTTAAAAAGTGGCGGCTTTAAAATTGTCGAGATGCTGTTCCGCTGCAATATTCTAGCCCTTGTTGGTGCTGTAGCTAATTCCCATTATCCTCCCAATAAAGTTTTGATTTGGGATGATCATCAGAGCAGGTGCATTGGTGAATTCACATTTAAGTCTGAAGTTCGTGGCGTAAAATTAAGACGTGATCGAATTGTAGTTGTTCTTGAGCACAAGATATATGTTTATAACTTCATGGATTTGCAGCTTCTTCATCAGATTGAGACTCTCGCGAATCCTAAAGGCTTGTGCTGTCTTTCATACCAGTCAAATACATTTGTTTTGGCTTGCCCAGGCCGCCAAAAAGGGCAGGTCCGAGTTGAACACTTTGGACTGAATATGAAAAAATTCATCAATGCTCATGATTCCCAACTTGCATGCTTCACTTTAACAATGGATGGGCTCCTTCTTGCAACTGCTAGTTTAAAGGGCACTTTGATTAGAATCTTCAATACAATGGATGGGTCACTTTTACAAGAA GTAAGAAGAGGGGTGGATAGAGCTGAAATCAACAGTATAGCGCTGTCTCCAGATGTCCAATGGTTGGCAGCTTCAAGTGACAAAGGAACTGTTCATATTTTCAGCTTGAGAGTGAGAGTGTCTGGGGAGGATAGTTTAACACATCCAAACGCTGCTCAAGGCCCTGCACTGTTTCATCAGAATTCTTCAACTTCGTTAGATCCCTTGATTTCTCCAAATACTGGTGCCAACCCCAATTCATCATTATCTTTCATGAGAG GGATTTTACCGAAATACTTTAGCTCAGAATGGTCATTTTCACAGTTCCACTTGCCTGAAAAAACTCATTTCATTGTGGCATTCGGATCTCAGAACTCTGTCATAATTGTTGGCATGGATGGGAG tttttacaGATGCAGCTTTGATACAATACATGGGGGAGAGATGTTGCAGCAGGAATATGTTCGTTTCCTTAGATGTGAAACTAGGATTTGA
- the LOC130745836 gene encoding protein FAR-RED IMPAIRED RESPONSE 1-like encodes MEGIHNHEPARSLLGHNFVGRLKPGEKEQVGKMTRSWVPPRKMLLTLKENNPSNLTTISQIYGVCKRLRKSLRGGLTEMQHLLKKLDGDKYVHFERHEPGSEVIRDVFWAHPNAIKLFNTFPYVVIMDCTYKTNKYAIPLLEIVGLTSTDKTYSIAFCYIVNEGTDDYVWALECMKSLLADQAMLPKVIVTDRDLALLSAAKQSLPNTTHLLCLWHINKCVLAKCKLYVGTDDFAELVMMKWAEVVDAATVEEFEVKWMQLFNMCKAKYSNFTSYCSTTWLVHKEKFAKAWTNHVMHFGTTTSNRAEGAHASLKKMLRDCKGDLATSWDASHSLTCNRHTEILASFERSIHRIDHIFMFPFYTNIRGFVSNKCLQLIDDEHIRMKSYGGCDCLLRETHGLPCGCELAGYERIPYESIHPFWKRLSWEHVPEPVADTTSNHICGMNHGDMQPEVEALTHYFSSLDTGGQSMVRRKLQAIYCPESSSLCTPAVKIKSKRTLKANEKIPPKNKAIGSLTRDLSGFEHVDREIREAKKVSQPPKKKKRVKKSDTSYFMGHFPAFFHPYIQTVQNVEDDGNCGYRAVAALLGLPSSEESIF; translated from the exons atggaaggtatacacaaccatgaaccagctaggtcactacttgggcacaattttgttggtcgtctaaaacccggagagaaggagcaagtgggaaaaatgacaaggagttgggttccaccgagaaagatgttgttgactttgaaggaaaacaatccttcaaacttgactaccatatctcagatttatggtgtttgcaagaggttaagaaaatccctccgcgggggattgacagaaatgcaacacttgttgaagaagttggacggtgacaagtatgtccactttgaaagacatgagcctggatcggaagtcattagggatgtattttgggctcatccaaatgctatcaaactgttcaacacatttccatatgtagtgattatggattgcacatacaagacaaacaaatatgcaattcccttgcttgagattgttggactgacttccacagataagacatactccatagccttttgctacattgttaatgagggcacagatgactacgtttgggcactggagtgtatgaagtctctattagctgatcaagccatgttgcctaaggtgattgttactgacagggatcttgccttattgagtgctgctaagcaaagccttcctaacactacacatttattatgcttgtggcacatcaacaagtgtgttttggcaaagtgcaaactctatgttggcacagatgattttgctgagttggttatgatgaagtgggcagaggtggtggatgctgcaacagttgaagaatttgaagtgaaatggatgcaattgtttaatatgtgcaaggcaaaatacagcaactttacctcctattgttctactacatggttggttcacaaggagaaattcgccaaggcatggacaaatcatgtgatgcactttggaacaacaacaagtaacag ggctgagggtgcacatgccagtttgaagaagatgttacgggattgcaagggtgacctggccacttcatgggatgcgtcgcatagtttgacatgtaatcgacatactgaaatattagcatcgtttgagcgcagtattcacagaattgatcacattttcatgttcccattttacacaaatattagaggatttgtgtcaaacaaatgcctgcagctcatcgacgatgaacatataagaatgaagtcctacggcggatgcgattgcttgttgagagagactcatggactaccttgcggttgtgaacttgcag gttatgaaagaattccatatgagtcaattcatccattctggaagagactgagttgggagcatgtacctgaacctgttgcagatactaccagcaaccatatttgcggcatgaaccatggagatatgcaaccagaagttgaggcattgacacattatttcagttctttggatactggagggcagagtatggtaaggaggaagcttcaagcgatctattgtcctgaaagcagttcacTTTGTACTCCTGCGGTTAAGATAAAGTCCAAGCGCACTCTTAAGGCGAATGAGAAAATACCACCTAAGAAtaaagcaataggatccttgactcgtgatctttcaggttttgaacatgttgatagggagatcagagaggcaaagaaggtttcacaaccaccaaagaagaagaagcgtgtgaagaagtctgatacaagctatttcatgggtcattttccagcctttttccacccatatatacaaacagttcagaatgttgaggatgatggtaactgtggctatagagccGTTGCTGCATTACTCGGACTACCATCAAGTGAGGAAA gtattttttga
- the LOC130749334 gene encoding protein MAINTENANCE OF MERISTEMS-like: MGGSVGIYEAEFDTNRSQTIRFGVLQTRYEAALAEHRYEDAARIWLVNQLGATLFASKSGGYHTTVYWIGMLEDLGRVCEYAWGAIALATLYDQLSRASRRGTAQMGGFSSLLLGWVYEYLSDRVIIRRADPEYSQDQPRARRWAMSRVGHAGLDERRVMLDELTVDDVIWTPFEDHRAHRPRDPRAMYSGYIRSPFGRVVRRHLPERVLRQFGFIQDAPRHPSEIQTSGSLAETADAAFAEFAPHLRPQGIPATYPGEAVEDYMRWYSAVSHRFIIPDDRREEFSAVTVMRRAVDLLEQSLEVPDAPAEGTHSRSLTERALDLIRSNAFIGTQGVAFAAVRGARAAGGRGRGDRARGGRGRGGRARGEGAPAEGAPAEGARGGRARGPRGRRGAGRGRGE, encoded by the exons atgggaggatctgttggtatttatgaggctgagtttgatacgaataggtcccagactattcgctttggggtcttgcagacccggtatgaggctgcgttggcgg agcaccgatatgaggacgctgcacggatttggctggtgaaccagctaggcgccacgctctttgctagcaagagcggaggctaccatacgaccgtctactggatagggatgttggaggatcttggtcgagtgtgcgagtacgcgtggggcgcgattgcgctcgctacgctatacgaccagcttagtcgagcgtccaggagggggacggcccagatgggaggttttagctcgctcctgctaggatgggtctacgagtacctttctgaccgcgtcattatccgtagggcggatccggagtactcgcaggaccagcctagggcgcggcggtgggctatgtcccgggtcgggcatgcaggccttgatgagaggcgagtcatgctcgatgagctgacggtggatgacgttatatggaccccatttgaggaccatcgggctcatcgaccacgggatccgagggccatgtattctggctacatccggtcgccatttggccgtgttgttcgacggcatctaccagagagggttctgcgccagtttggcttcatacaggatgcccctcgacacccctctgagatccagacgtctgggtcccttgctgagaccgcagatgctgcctttgctgagtttgcgccgcacctccgccctcaggggatccccgctacatatccgggagaggctgtggaggattacatgaggtggtacagcgctgtgtcccatcggttcatcatccctgatgataggagggaggagttcagtgcagtg actgttatgcgtcgggccgtggacttgttggagcagtcactcgaggtgccagatgctcctgcagagggcacgcattcccgatccctcactgagagggcgctggatcttattagatccaatgccttcattggtacccagggggtagcctttgctgctgtccgaggagctagagctgcaggaggcagaggtcgtggagacagagcgcgtggaggcagaggccgtggaggcagagcccgtggagagggtgctcctgcagagggtgctcctgcagagggtgcgcgtggaggcagagcccgtggacctagaggtcgtagaggggccggtaggggtcggggcgagtga
- the LOC130749342 gene encoding uncharacterized protein LOC130749342, protein MKNRKRSHASSEDVGATEDRHRRLHASSRRGDHAATSQAVEASAPVVSPPSPMIEVPLVDYPPSPTVEIPTVVSPPSPMVESSGEESSGEESSGEESSGEESSGEESSGEASSGMGGSDEDSIPPPTVDADVLPPEQGEQGAQGGEEDLI, encoded by the coding sequence atgaagaacagaaagaggtctcatgcttctagtgaggatgtcggggctactgaggatagacaccggcggttacatgcttctagccggcgcggcgatcatgctgcaacctctcaggcggtggaggcttcagctccagttgtttctccgccgtctcccatgattgaggttcctctggttgattatccgccgtctcccacggttgagatacctacagttgtttctccgccctctcccatggttgagtcatcaggcgaggagtcctcaggcgaggagtcctcaggcgaggagtcctcaggcgaggagtcttccggcgaggagtcatcaggcgaggcctcatccggcatgggaggatctgacgaggatagtattcctccgcctactgttgatgctgatgtcctgccgccagagcagggggagcagggggcacagggtggcgaggaggacctgatctag
- the LOC130749315 gene encoding uncharacterized protein LOC130749315: MESSSSSLSSPSLSSNGSGVVNSSSSDNNNNSTVNWFGVSLPFRSPVSFVIDYWNSSSDSAEPVVVIPNPRPRSRIQSDSGSGGGGGGAVEVAISIVGRGDQLGTSSSENQVGELGCEEEIMSGERVRVAMSAEDRRAFAADNVPLVALPNAISGIPRDSSSPYGRLDVQQIAKWSEQILPFALLLLIVFVRQHWQGFFVTICVSAVMFKSNEIVKKQTALKGDRKVSVLLSIAFAFMFYVMCIYWWHCNDDLLSPLAMVPPKATPPFWHTIFIVLVNDTLVRQATMAFKCLLLIYYKDSRGHNFRRQAQMLTLVEYTLLLYRALLPTPVWYRFFLNKEYGSLFSSLTTGLYLTFKLTSVVEKVRCFFSALKALSKHEVHYGAYATMEQVNAAGNLCAICQEKMHSPILLCCKHMFCEECVSEWFERERTCPLCRASVKPADLRTFGDGSTSLFFQLF, from the exons AtggaatcatcatcatcatcattatcatcacCTTCGTTGTCGTCTAATGGAAGTGGAGTTGTAAATAGTAGCAGTagtgataataataataatagcacTGTAAATTGGTTTGGGGTGAGTTTGCCTTTTCGTTCTCCGGTTTCTTTTGTGATTGATTACTGGAACAGTAGTAGTGATTCTGCTGAGCCGGTTGTTGTGATTCCTAATCCGCGCCCTCGGTCTCGGATTCAATCTGATTCTGgttctggtggtggtggtggtggtgctgtgGAAGTGGCTATAAGCATTGTTGGGAGAGGAGATCAATTGGGAACTTCATCATCAGAGAATCAGGTAGGGGAACTAGGGTGTGAGGAAGAGATCATGAGTGGTGAGCGTGTGCGTGTGGCCATGTCTGCAGAGGACCGGCGTGCATTTGCTGCTGACAATGTTCCTCTGGTGGCTCTGCCTAATGCTATTAGCGGTATCCCTCGGGATTCCTCTTCTCCGTACGGGAGATTGGATGTACAGCAGATTGCAAAATGGAGTGAACAGATACTCCCTTTCGCCCTCTTGTTGTTGATTGTTTTCGTCCGCCAGCACTGGCAAG GTTTCTTTGTCACCATCTGTGTATCAGCTGTGATGTTCAAATCAAATGAAATTGTTAAGAAACAGACAGCTCTAAAG GGAGATCGGAAAGTCTCTGTACTTCTCAGCATCGCTTTTGCCTTCATGTTTTATGTGATGTGCATTTATTGGTGGCAttgtaatgatgatcttctgTCCCCACTGGCAATGGTTCCGCCAAAAGCAACACCACCATTTTGGCACACAATATTCATTGTTTTGGTTAATG ATACATTGGTGAGGCAAGCAACAATGGCTTTCAAGTGTTTGTTGCTTATCTACTACAAAGATAGCAGAGGCCATAATTTCCGTCGGCAG GCTCAAATGTTAACTCTGGTTGAGTACACACTGCTGTTGTATCGGGCTTTGTTGCCAACGCCAGTTTGGTACCGATTTTTCTTGAACAAGGAATATGGAAGTCTCTTTTCATCACTGACCACAGGATTGTATCTAACTTTCAAACTAACATCTGTAGTTGAGAAG GTCCGGTGTTTCTTTAGTGCTTTAAAAGCATTATCAAAACATGAAGTTCATTATGGGGCTTATGCAACAATGGAACAG GTAAATGCTGCTGGTAACCTTTGCGCTATATGCCAGGAGAAGATGCATTCTCCTATCTTGTTGTGCTGTAAACACATGTTCTGCGAAGAGTGTGTATCCGAATG gTTTGAGAGAGAACGGACTTGCCCATTATGCAGGGCATCGGTAAAACCCGCTGATCTGCGGACCTTTGGAGACGGATCAACAAGTCTGTTTTTTCAGTTGTTTTAA
- the LOC130749361 gene encoding receptor-like protein EIX2, producing the protein MFCCRLSLFCVLGILCICFFAGSSHSKKCVEPERQALLRLKAGFVRGREVLSSWKGEDCCKWQGILCDDLTCHVTGLDLDSDLGDQLEGKLDSSICELQHLTSLNLNSNFLEGKIPKCIGSLGQLIELELKENEFVGVIPSTLGNLSHLQTLQLGYNFHLNTNDLEWVSHLSNLRFLNLELVNLSQAIDWLSSINKIPSLSELYLCECGLPQVNPKSIPHLNSSTSLKKLDLSYNNLNTLTLLLVLNVSKVLTNLDLSGNELEGGLPESFQSLCQLKELQLTDNNLSGQLNDNIQQLRCAQNGLEVLQLDHNPFSSGQLPDFSWLSSLRKLSLQNTSIIGSFPQLSGHMPHLDFLDLSYNRLNGVGSINEAHLSNLSTLRVSFNELSGSLPLFEISKLASLEVLDLSNNHLNGSLPLSIGQLSNLDGLYLFSNKLNGFITEAHLSNLSRLTKLGVSQNSLSFNLSSNWVPPFQLQGLYASSCILGPKFPTWLKHQRNLTELDISYAGISDLLPKWVWDQYSSLWYLNASYNKLSGAISKSVQSLKPVHSGTWDFSFNNLNGPLPPFPKVGALFLSNNRFSGSLSSFCASSPWELTYLDLSRNLLEGPIPNCWGKFQNLEYLNLAKNKLSGRIPNSFGTLRQMVSLHLNNNNLSGEIPSLALCTNLGILDLGDNNLQGTLPAWVGYHLHHLIVLSLRANKLEGRLPESLCNLPFLQVLDISRNNITGEISQCLNHIISLSNIQFPRKRISQYLPLFTLESIGTGSFDEKATLAWKGEDREYGKNLGLMTIIDLSSNHLTGDIPQSITKLVALAGLNLSRNNLTGFIPKNIGQMERLESLDLSKNYLYGRMPESFSNLSFLSYMDLSFNNLSGTIPRGTQLQSFNASTYVGNNGLCGLPLTNHCPGDVTSSAKIPDKHATDEDKDADELITFGFYISLGLGFFVGFWGIFGTLVMKASWRHAYFQFFNNMKDHIHVKIVVFTARMRGG; encoded by the coding sequence ATGTTCTGCTGTAGGTTAAGTCTATTTTGTGTTCTAGGCATTCTATGCATCTGTTTCTTTGCTGGAAGTTCTCATTCAAAGAAATGTGTGGAACCAGAGAGGCAAGCTCTCCTCAGGTTAAAAGCTGGTTTCGTTCGTGGAAGGGAAGTTCTTTCTTCATGGAAAGGTGAAGATTGTTGCAAATGGCAAGGAATTTTATGTGATGACTTAACTTGTCATGTAACCGGTTTGGATCTTGATTCAGACTTGGGTGATCAATTGGAAGGTAAGTTAGATTCCTCCATATGTGAACTGCAACATCTGACTTCCTTAAATCTCAATAGTAATTTCTTAGAAGGAAAGATCCCAAAGTGCATTGGCTCACTTGGTCAGTTGATAGAGTTGGAACTTAAAGAGAATGAATTTGTTGGTGTCATTCCATCCACTTTGGGTAACCTTTCCCATTTGCAAACTCTCCAACTTGGGTACAATTTTCATTTGAATACAAATGACCTTGAATGGGTGTCTCACCTGTCTAATTTGAGATTCCTTAATCTAGAACTTGTGAATCTTAGTCAAGCTATTGATTGGCtgtcatcaataaacaaaaTCCCTTCTCTATCAGAGCTTTATTTATGTGAATGTGGGCTCCCTCAAGTTAATCCTAAATCTATCCCCCACTTGAATTCTTCAACTTCTCTAAAGAAACTTGATCTttcatataataatttaaacacTTTGACTCTCTTATTGGTGCTTAATGTTAGCAAAGTCCTCACCAATCTTGATCTCAGTGGTAATGAACTTGAGGGTGGCTTACCAGAATCCTTTCAGAGTTTATGTCAACTTAAAGAGTTACAACTAACTGACAACAACTTATCTGGCCAGCTTAATGACAACATACAACAATTGCGTTGTGCACAAAATGGCTTAGAGGTGTTGCAACTCGACCATAACCCATTTAGTAGTGGGCAACTCCCTGATTTTTCATGGCTTTCGTCCTTAAGAAAATTATCTCTTCAAAATACTAGTATTATTGGGTCTTTTCCACAATTATCTGGCCACATGCCTCATCTTGATTTTTTGGATCTTTCTTATAATCGGTTGAATGGTGTGGGTAGCATAAATGAAGCACATTTGTCCAATCTCTCAACTCTACGTGTCAGTTTCAATGAGTTAAGCGGATCACTTCCATTATTTGAGATTTCTAAACTTGCATCGTTAGAAGTATTGGATCTCTCCAATAATCACTTGAATGGATCACTTCCACTTTCTATTGGACAACTCTCCAATCTTGATGGATTATATCTCTTTTCAAATAAGTTGAATGGTTTCATCACTGAAGCACATCTATCAAACCTATCTAGATTGACAAAACTGGGGGTGTCTCAAAATTCACTTTCATTCAACTTGAGTTCAAATTGGGTTCCACCTTTTCAACTACAAGGTTTATATGCATCATCGTGCATTTTGGGTCCAAAATTTCCAACTTGGCTCAAACATCAAAGAAACCTTACAGAATTGGACATCTCTTACGCTGGCATTTCAGATTTGCTTCCTAAATGGGTTTGGGACCAATATTCCAGTTTATGGTATTTGAATGCTTCATATAACAAACTTAGTGGAGCTATATCAAAATCAGTGCAGAGTCTGAAACCAGTACACTCTGGAACATGGGATTTTAGTTTCAACAACTTGAATGGTCCATTGCCTCCTTTTCCAAAAGTGGGAGCTCTATTTCTCTCAAATAATAGGTTCTCGGGGTCTCTATCTTCTTTTTGTGCATCCTCACCATGGGAATTAACCTATCTTGACCTGTCTAGAAACTTGCTAGAAGGGCCAATACCGAATTGTTGGGGGAAATTTCAAAATTTGGAATATCTGAATTTGGCCAAAAACAAATTATCAGGGAGAATACCCAATTCATTTGGCACTTTACGACAAATGGTGTCACTCCATTTAAACAACAACAACTTGTCTGGTGAAATCCCATCTCTGGCCCTTTGTACCAACTTGGGTATCTTGGATCTAGGAGATAACAATCTCCAAGGAACATTACCTGCATGGGTAGGCTATCACTTGCATCATTTGATTGTTTTGAGTCTACGAGCAAATAAGCTCGAAGGAAGATTGCCTGAAAGTTTGTGTAATCTACCATTTCTTCAAGTTTTAGATATTTCTCGAAACAATATCACAGGAGAAATATCTCAATGTCTCAATCATATTATTTCTTTATCAAATATTCAGTTTCCAAGAAAACGTATTTCTCAATATTTACCTCTATTTACACTTGAATCTATTGGAACTGGCTCATTCGATGAGAAAGCAACATTGGCATGGAAAGGAGAAGATAGGGAATATGGAAAAAATCTCGGACTCATGACAATCATTGATCTTTCTTCCAACCACTTAACAGGAGATATACCACAAAGTATAACAAAACTTGTGGCACTAGCTGGCTTAAATCTTTCAAGGAATAATCTCACGGGATTCATTCCCAAAAACATTGGTCAAATGGAAAGATTGGAATCACTTGATTTGTCCAAAAACTATCTTTATGGTAGAATGCCGGAaagcttttcaaatttgagtttTCTTAGCTACATGGACTTATCTTTCAATAACTTATCGGGGACAATTCCACGTGGCACTCAACTACAATCCTTTAATGCCTCTACATATGTAGGGAATAATGGGCTTTGTGGTCTGCCACTCACAAACCATTGTCCAGGGGATGTGACTTCATCAGCTAAAATACCTGACAAACATGCTACTGATGAAGACAAAGATGCAGATGAACTCATAACCTTTGGATTTTACATCAGCTTAGGGCTTGGATTTTTTGTTGGATTTTGGGGAATTTTTGGAACTTTAGTTATGAAAGCTTCTTGGAGACATGCCTATTTCCAGTTCTTCAACAACATGAAAGATCACATACATGTCAAAATAGTGGTTTTCACAGCTAGAATGAGAGGGGGTTAA
- the LOC130745841 gene encoding uncharacterized protein LOC130745841: MVGIPLSGMILRGGEGTKLNLKYKRMFDVSNQQQNPISDMGLWVDGGWVWRFNWRRALFVWEVKLLDELTTSLQNFKPVVSEEDKWVWVVSEGGGFSVASAYKYLQDQGLVEVSKAFEALWKIPAPSNVLAFAWKALLDRIQSRENLRKRNIIAVGQVSLCLLCQEDEESTGHVLFSCKRSWEVWMWCYNWWGIQTALPHDCKGHFEQHVSVGRRSVGIGWLVVWCSCIWAIWLARNQMVFKHAVNVADKERLTEVIKLKSWIWLRGKLKGFSYSFYEWSTNPKVCLEGAG, from the coding sequence ATGGTAGGAATACCTCTTTCTGGAATGATCCTTAGGGGGGGAGAAGGGACTAAGCTGAACCTGAAGTACAAGAGAATGTTTGACGTTTCTAACCAACAACAGAATCCCATATCTGATATGGGACTATGGGTGGATGGAGGCTGGGTGTGGCGGTTTAATTGGAGACGAGCTTTGTTTGTTTGGGAGGTGAAGCTTCTGGATGAGCTGACTACTTCCTTACAGAACTTTAAACCTGTAGTGTCGGAAGAGGATAAATGGGTTTGGGTGGTTTCTGAGGGTGGAGGTTTTTCGGTTGCATCGGCCTATAAATATTTGCAAGATCAAGGGCTGGTCGAGGTAAGCAAGGCATTTGAGGCATTGTGGAAAATTCCAGCTCCATCGAACGTTTTGGCGTTTGCCTGGAAAGCGTTACTTGATAGAATTCAGTCCCGCGAAAACTTGAGGAAGCGAAATATAATTGCTGTGGGCCAGGTTAGCTTGTGCTTATTATGTCAAGAGGATGAAGAGAGTACAGGTCATGTGTTATTTTCATGTAAACGATCTTGGGAAGTTTGGATGTGGTGCTACAATTGGTGGGGGATTCAAACAGCACTACCACATGACTGTAAAGGGCACTTCGAACAGCACGTGTCTGTAGGTAGGAGGAGCGTGGGAATTGGCTGGTTAGTGGTATGGTGTTCATGTATCTGGGCAATATGGTTAGCTAGGAACCAAATGGTGTTTAAACATGCTGTTAATGTTGCTGATAAAGAAAGACTAACAGAGGTGATTAAATTGAAATCTTGGATCTGGTTGAGAGGCAAGCTAAAAGGCTTCTCTTACTCATTCTATGAGTGGTCAACAAATCCAAAGGTGTGTCTTGAGGGTGCTGGCTGA